The genomic window GCGGTAGGAATCTGTCTTAGTGTGATTTTTGTGGTATCCATAGTAAATTCAGAGTTTGTAGGTAAAAATAAATCAAAAGAAATGCTAAAGGAAACGAATAATTAAAAGGAAAAAGGAGATGAAATCAGTGCAAAAGGTAGATGCAAGGGGGATGTCTTGCCCACAACCAGTATTAATCACGAAAAATGCAATTCAAAATAACCCCGGAGATTTAGAAATAGTAGTAGATAGTAATACTGCTAAAAATAATGTTATGAGATTTTTAAAACATTCAGGATATAAAGTGGATGTTGAAGTTTTAGGGGAAGATTTATTAATAAAAGCGAGTAGATAATGATGAAAGAATATTTAGCAATCTTTTTCACTCACTCTGGGGCAATAAAATTTGAAAGAAAATTAAAATCTTCTAACATTAATTGTGAGCTTATGCCTGTACCTAGAAAACTTAGTTCTAATTGTGGGAT from Garciella nitratireducens DSM 15102 includes these protein-coding regions:
- a CDS encoding sulfurtransferase TusA family protein; translation: MKSVQKVDARGMSCPQPVLITKNAIQNNPGDLEIVVDSNTAKNNVMRFLKHSGYKVDVEVLGEDLLIKASR
- a CDS encoding DUF3343 domain-containing protein, producing MKEYLAIFFTHSGAIKFERKLKSSNINCELMPVPRKLSSNCGIGAKFLYAGDIHELMDEEVEKVYVIERNKYRLVYSEE